atatgtaaattaaaaagtCTTCACTGTTTTCATTGTCACGACCtcatagaaaatataaaattaataactcTTACAATTGACCATTTAATGGAACATCTCTCTCTTACACACACATAcgtacatattaattttttgaaaacaaaattaaaagtaaatatttttttttttcaaaatacatataatattgaattatatattatttgttctGAGaacattttaagaaaaatgagtgACATTTAAAGGATCTGGATGAAAATTATACCGTGCATAGTTGTTTTATTAATAGGATTTTTAGCTGTTTGCTTAGTTTTCCAAAGCAATTAACAATTGCTTTGAGTGGAAAATTGTAAAAGAAGCACCTAGAattctttaaaatatttaaaatttcttcaaaatatatattatatagccCCTTTATTTCAAACTATGCGATTTCAAAACAGAAGCATGTTATTGAAATCGTTGCTTGATAGATGAGGGACCTTAATTGGTGGTATGGCTcggtaaataaaaaattgaagcatAACGACCAAAGGATTGAAGATATTTGAATGTCGAGATATGATATATTGCTACCCTAAAACTCAACTTTTGATCACCTTTGCTTACGTAacaatttttacattttacttttttttttttagaaaaaaaaaaaagaaaacataaaattagttaggagaccaccttaccacatgaGTAAAGTGATCAAGAGTTGTGTTTTGAGatagcaaaaaaatatattcaagctGACATCCAAAAGATATAAGTAAACAGGACAGGCAAGCAGTACCTAAAACGGCGTCCAAAATACCTATGCTTCACACAATAAACAATTACACTAAATTCTCTGATGAAGGAGAcataatatcaattttaaagTATGAATTTTCATATCTATAGTTACTGTGAAAAcaataattaccaaaaaaaaaaaagtgtgaaaaCAAGAGTCAAAGTTTCAAATGCCTCATGAGGCATTAATCATTCTTTGGTAAACATAAATCACTTTCCACAAGAACTTATAGAAATTGCTGCAACTAATAAATCACTGGTTTGCCCTTAATTTAGGCGTATTGCAAAAGAACAGGTAGTCATAATGTCATAATAGACTTATGTGAGATGAATTAAGCCTCACGTGTAATGCTGggacatacaaaaaataaataaataaataaatattctgCACTTAAGCATTTTGTCAGACTACTTACAAATAGTGTTGGGACAGCTGCAATAACAAGGCTAGTAAACGCAACAGAAGTCTGCAAACATTGAAATTAATTTACGATTATCAATAATGATGAAATTAACGTAAATCATAGTCAACAATAAAATTCAAGCTTCCAAGTTTGTCAGCAAAGAATAGCACACATAATAACTACCACGAGTTTAAACCACAGCCTACTCAAACCATAGCTAATTCCTCTGACATATGTAGGTATCAATTAATTAGCAGGGAACAAATACCAAATTCTTCTGATTTTAACAATGAGAATCATTTCATAGTACTGTCCAATTTTCTATGAACCATTTTAAAATTTCCTTTGGTAAGTCACAGATTGAAAATAGTTTCCAGATCGTTGTAAATGCCCAATAATATCAGTTGCtacctttttattatttttttatattttattttagggCATATGAGATCTTACACCTAACAACAATTTTGATTAGTAAGAAGTGTTTAAAGGCCTGTTTGCATGTTCCACGAGAATAGAaatttaaattatcattttggatatagtttttcaaaaattcatcattATTAATTGTTGAAgtcattatcattattaaaaatgttGTGACTTCCtgaattcctaaaagcgatccTGAGGCTTCATCTTATTCTGAATAGTTCCATTCAAGCCATGGATGTGCACTTCCAATGCAATGGAGAATTAAACTGAGCTATTAAATGCTAATGGGAAAAGCAAGAATGCCTACGAACAAACGAACCCATTAAAGGTATTGAATGCTACAAGCCTGAATAACAACACAATTACAGTAAAGAAACCAGCAATTTCCTCATACCTTGCAAGCAATGAACGCCAAGAGAAAGAACGCGTGGTCACTCAGGCTCAACTTGGCCGGAACACTGGGGCTCCCCACTTCCACATTCCATTGACTTTGTGTATTCTCATCTTCAACAAAGTCTTCACTCGGAACCTCCTCCACCCCACGATCCTTCAGTTCGGCATTCGAAGGTCTTGCGGTATGGGAAGCGCAAAGCACAACCAATCTGGATGGCTTGGACTGAGATTCGGAGGAGAGTAGGGTGGGCCAAGCAATGGGTTTTATGCAGAATACATTGGGATTCTTTGGCTTAGAGGATGTGTGCGCACAGAACGGAGCAAATGGGTGTAAGGAATTAATGCTTATAAGAGCAGATTTCATTGTAAATTCAGGGAATTTTGTAAATCACCAATAATAACAATACCAATATTCATTGAACTTTTTGATACTATAAATATTACAAGGGAATAGAGCAATGTTTAAGGTTACCCATCATCTACCACCTGAAAACAGATTcaggaaacaagaaaaaaaaaagataagaaatcTGAACATGGAAAACACACAGTTTGCAAACGTGAAACATAGGACAAAAGAATTAAGAAAAGGGTTCCAAGATACAATATTGTTTTGAGGAAAACACAAGTAATTAATTTATAGCAACAATTACAAGAATTCGTGACAATACAGATGGCATCGTACCTGGAAGTGAGCAGAATTACTTCCTCTACTTCATAATCTGTCTCTTGGCAGTTAAGAGGTTCTCTGCCTCGATGGGGACTACTTCAAGATGAAATGATAACcgaccttcttttttttctttttttcttttttttttcggctTAAAGTAGAAACTGATCCCTCTTATTTTGGGCTTGTCCTTTACATTACTGTGAGAGAAATGTTAAAGATCCTCCACTCATCTCCCTCGTcaccctcttttccttaaaaaaattgatttttattactgTGATCAATATTTGCCAttaatttcttgtaatttttaatgCCATCCTCTCGTTGGCATCAGCTTCGGTTGCTCTTAATAGTCACACGTTTTACTTTTGTGTTTTGGCCCATCACACAGGGAAGCCCTGAATTGGGGTAATTGTGAACCTTGGACCTGGGCTTCTTCAAATCAACAATCTCATTTACATTAGGAAAAATCACATTATTAGTTTATATGGTTGATcgaaattacaaattatttcaTGTATtatcaaaattgattttgagATACTTGTGGTTGGCCTAATGTAACATATGAGAATTATGACAATAAAGCATGAGAGTtacataattaatatgtaacGTATGAGAATTATGAGAGTAAATAATGCATTAACAAAGGTAAAATCTTCCTTTGTAAACCTCCTCTTTCAACGAAGTATCCAGGAAATGAAATTGATCCAAAAGCAACATCAAATggtggcaatttttttttttttaattaaatggtggCAATGACGACAAGGGAATTGAGTCACTATTTTTCTATAGTAGCCTGGGAGTGagttttatttttagattttgggAAGTTTGTGGCACATTAATTGTTAAAACATCATAGAGGCATGCTTACTTTCAAAgctttaataatttgaaagacaAAATTGCTAATCTTATTATGTTCAAAGTTGTTCTCTGGCTAAAGAAGCTAGGTCAAATTGgagagaagtttttttttttttttttttgacatgtccacgcAAGAGagggaggggggattcgaactagtgacctctgcttcATGAGGTGTGGTCTACAGCTGATTGAACTACCTCTTGGGGACCACAAGTTGGAGAGAAGTTGAGGCAAATGGATAATGgagctttctttaataaatatgCATCATTATTGATGTCGGgcagaactaagattgttctgataCAGAGAACACACACGCTATAACACTCCTAATCCGAGAAGGTCAAGTTTATTAACTGTAAAGTATCAGAGGCGACAATAGTGTATATTAGCAAACTTatagcatttatatatatatatatatatatatatatatatatatatatatatatatatatatatatatatatatatatatatatatatatatatatatagagagagagagagagagagagagagagagagaggtttggctatctcttttttatttatttttaataaaagatttaagtatttcattgatcaaagattacgagcataaagcttttacatcataaaatataaaactctacaaaattatagccacatgctatgaggttacaaagtcatagatacaaacaaaattcttacaataaagtactatctatgactttcatcttctgctaactcacatgtacaaaaatagttaaagagtagATATGCTCCGAGCAGACTAAatctaagacaatggtagctaaatatcctagaaaaatttatttaaaccaggcgtgagagataacccctcacatgaaAAATTTAGACCGTGAGAGATAAActctcacacctgactaacATTCTTCCCATAGATCGTCAATGAGGGCAGATCTAAAGagactacaatttttatttaaagcaAAAACATAACCAGCAAATAACAGAGGCTAGGGAGGAAATgacattacaaaaataaaaaataaataaaaaattagccacatgcagttagccacgtggatgagGGTCATCCACCTCGCTAACGGGTCACCATGTGGCGTTAGCGACATGGGTCCCGTATGGTTAATTAGGTTGTCGCTAAATGGGAATTAGTGACGTGGTATTTTATGTATATAGTTATTTAGCAACGTGATACTTTTAGCCACGTGCTACTAACCCATGGCGCTAACatctaattaaattttttttcgaaaagaaaaaacagaaattcctcttcttcttcttcttttatttatttatttatttatttatttttttcagaacTAATATATCTCTCTGGATCTTCGGCGCCGTAGTTCCAAATCCGACAAGGGATCTGGCGAGGGTCGGCAAGTCACGGGGAGGGCCGGAGTTCTGTCGGGGAGGTACGGAGATCCGTCGGCCAAAAAATGGCCGAATTTTCggccagaaccgccggaaatCACTCCTAGCTCAATCGGCCAACGATCCACCGGAAGCCGCGCCTCTGCTCCGCCGGAAAATGCAACACCTAGGTTCACCGGTGACGACCCATGGTGATTTGGGTCCGATGGGTTCAGCTCATTGATTCACcggttctctctctttttgggtTTCTCCGATCTCACTCTCCAGTTGGGTTTAGCTCAGTGTTTTGTTGAGAGGAGAAGGGGGAAGAAGGATcgagaagaaggagaaagaggaaagaaaataatgctccgtttgtttcggcgtaaaatgattttctgtaaaatgatttcaaaattttacggtgtttggtaagggagaaaataatggtcaacgaaaatcattttcggtttgaccgtaaaagcttctttaaattttggaaaacaatttacggttttaaaaactgtaaattGTTTTCCGAAATTATACTCTTCGCCCTTACAcacatgtttgatatccgattgcgggaatcctacaatagtcggtcgtcggaatccaaGCAGCACCGAAATCCGACAGTCGGATTAATGCTGGCCCCGAAATCCGGCCATCGGATTAATGTcggcgccggaatccggccacagGAATCCAGCGACATTCAGCCACCATTGCCGGATTTCAGCGCTGGCAGAATCTAGCCGGATTTGGCCAAACATACTCACCGGAAACCGGCAACGATGACCGGACGTTGttggattccggcgacagttgcattttcacttttcgtaattttttcgtgtaaaccaaacgccgaaaaatattttcgagaaaattatttttctgaatatgatttcgtcgaaaatattttacgacggaaaccattttacgtcgaaacaaacgagcATAAgaggaaataagagaaaacaaaggcaataatattattatatgttgAGGGAAATAAGTGAAaagaaaatcacatttttttttttttgagggaaatTAAAGCTCGGTGGAGGGGAAATTCCATCCTATGTGGTTTATTTGTCATGTCATTAATTGGACGTGGCAAATAAATCTTGgggctaaaatttcaaatcttcatcttttttttttcttttttttaagaaaaagtacacataatttTTTCATTATCAAAGTACCcttcaaattaccaattgtgtcaatatacctccataaactatcaaaaaatatcaatgtctctctaatgaaaaaaatatccttcataaaattattaaaataaaataaaaactaaaaaaatataaaatgacaaaaatttatacaaaaacaaaattaaaaactgtttttttttttttaaaatataattttcagttattttttcgttttttttttttttaaatgtttttctaaattttcagttattttttttcgtttgcttttttttttttaaaaaaaaaaaaatcgttctttttccctttttttctgggaaatatatatatattttttaaagtttttaaattttaattttaatttttttaaaaaaatagttttagttttagttttttttgaatttataaggacattattcaaagaaatttagggttatttttgtcattttgttggtcttaagggggacattgacattttttggtaatttgaggggtagattgacaattgagtaatagtttgaaggggatacgtgcattttaaaaaaaataaaaaataaaacaaaaattagccGCACGGTTTAATTTGTCATGTCACTAATTTGTCATGTCACTAATTGGCAACGTGGCAAATAAACATGTGGTTAAATTTTCAAAtcctcaaaaaattgaaaaaaaaaaaaaagaaaaaaagaaaaaaagaaagaaagaaagaagtcatGTGGTTTATTTGCTACGTCACTAATTGGCAACGTGGCAATAATCCACGTGgcaaattagccacgtggcacATTTTTCGCGACATATTAAATCACCCACGTAGCGAAATCGTGATGTGATAAATTACCCATGTGGTGAAATCGCAACATGACTACAGTATCGGTTACTATAGTCACGTGGcgaaatgtcaatttttttgttgtgtgaaCGGTACAATACGAAGGTAGATGAATGAATGCATAACGGATAGACAAAAATTGCTGATCTAATTAGAGAACAcctataaacaaaagaaaaaaccagaatgaGAAGGAGAAGGTACGTAGGAGTGGCCGGGAAgtagaaaggaaaagagagaggaggagggagcagaCTCCTCTCAGATCTGTTTTCTGAGGGGTGAGGTCTATGACCGGCTAAAGAGAGTCTTTCGAAATCATGTTCTACTGAGTTAAAATATAAGGAAGTAAGTAAGACAAGGATATTGTTTATGAAAGAAAAGTTTACTGTATAGTAGGGAAGTTGAATTATTGCAAAttatattcatccaaaaaaagaaaaaaagaagaaaagaattgatGCAAATAATTGTCATAGCAGGGGTGGGTGTTTCGGGTTAGCTTTGATTTCTCCTATGTATACCACCTTTATACTTAGGGgcgtcttatatatatattttttttcctcaataaaacttaattacttataaaaaaaaaaaaaaaaaattaaaaattgtcatCGTAGGGCCCTTACTTGGATTTTGCGTATAGACGACTCCTAGCGTGGAGTCTTTGCATTGGGATAAACTTTCAATCCCAAAGTGGACGGCAATTACATCTTCTTTTGAATTTATTGTGAATGAATGAAGAGATTTCTTGGATTTATTCTTGGTCAGCAAAGAAAAAGTGGATATGTGCACGCAAAGTCTTCACTGCTTTCATGATCACAATCTCGAtcgtaataaaatataattaatcatGACTCTTAGAATTATTGACTTGTTCAGATACAATTTCATCTTGAATGCTGAAACTCAACCATTTAATGGGTAGcatcacacacacatacacatattttgaaaacaaaattatgagtgaacattttttttaaaaaaaacattattaattGAGATTTGATTGTTGTACTACAAACCCACAATATGGGCACAACaccctctcacatgagggtggaccccacacaaTGGGTCtcatcctcatgtgagggggtgttgtgcccaTGTTGTGGGCTTGTAGTGTAAgtaatattttccttattaatttgtacgcaaattaagaaaaatgagtgACGGTTTAGTAGGGAATTTGGGATAAATATTGATTTACATAGAAATAACTTCATTTTAGTATAATTTATTGTGGACATTTTAGTAGGGAATTTGTCAACAACCCTTGAGTGCATTGGTTTGTAAATTGAGAGGCAAAGACAAGTTGCAAGGGATAATGTAGTTAGGGGCTATGATGCTGTACTAATGATAACAgtggaaaggaaaagaaagaaaaaatgtgggagtagaatatatatattataggcAATCTTAGATCTCTCATGAATCATGATCTACAATTCCTccacataaattaattaattctgaTACTGTGATATTATTATAGTAGCATTTTAAGTTAATTAActtaatattttacaaatttgaGTAGAAATAATTGCCAATATCCTTCCAAATGTTTCATGTCATCCAAATGGAACGTACGTCTTAATATACAATTCCAATTTGCACCAATTTCTTGGCAAGTgataaccaattaattaattgctgtcattttcctctctcttgTGATTCTTACGTGCAATTTGGGTATAGACGACTCCAAGAGTGGAGTCTTTGTATTGAGATAAACTTCCAAACTCATCCTTGAATTTATCAACTAATCATCTTACTTGAAGAattctacaaaaaataaaataaaatttagacaaattaaAATCACTATATTAATTTAAATCTTCCAACGGGTTCAAGACTTGTAGCTAGCTAGTCATCACTAATTAGATATGTAAACATGTGGAATTTAACTGGTAATTTGCATCTCCAAAGACTCCAAGTCATGTGATTCTTTAAATTGACACAAACTTGCAAACCCAATGTGGACGGATAAAATATTCttgactttttttatttcttatggtCTGTAGTCTTTGCATTGACATAAAATTCCAAACCCATTGTGGACGGAGCATatatcttctttatttctttttgtacaCTGATTATATTACAGCTTGCAACGTCTTTATGTACACTTGATTGATTATCACTTTCAAATAACATCAGGGCCCCATGAGGAATTTAACTGCCAATTTCCCACTCCAAAGACTCCAAAAGTGTGCTTCTTTGCATTCACACAAACTTTAAAGCCTAAGGTGGACTGACCATCatattttttggatttattgttaGTCGGTCCTTATTGCATTGATCACCTCACGTACAACATCAATTTTCGTGTAGAAGAAGACTAAAAGACTAGAAAGTTCAAACCCAAAGTGGACGGAATGAGAACATCTCCTTAGtttcttttttagatttattgTGATCAATGAGTTAAGCCATATTGAGTGGGACACTTACAAAGCAATTTagtcattttatatatttttttcttccaactTAATAGCCCTCATTGTCATgtagaatgaagaaaaaatattagtttaagttttatctcatttttaagAGCCAGTATTATTTTGTAATGGTTAGtaatatttagtttatgttttaagaGTCAGCTTTTAATGATGGGCTTGGCCCAAAAGTCCATCatattagggttagagtttatttccAGTGTCTATTTAAATGTTCTTTGTACTCCTATGTAGACTATGATATAAATTATGTTGAATAAAAACAGATGTTTTGTTTGAGATgtgatttttcttctcttttggtggTGAGACTCTGCTAAGACCAGTGAAACTCTGGTTCAACCACCCcttcttaaaagaaaataaattttttcattaaaaaaaaaaaaagtggaggTGGAATGAAATAGCTTTGAAATAGGCATTCTAATTTGAGAGGTATAgttattcctcaatttaaggaatatgCATTCGTTCATGAGTAATGAGAATGGACATTCCTAGTGTTAGTGccttatcttattattattatttttttgaagaaatattacTCATCTCATTAaaaagtgaaatatatatatatatatatatatatatatatatatatatatttcattttactATACAATTTAATTAAGACCAATTTGTGTCTTAAAAGATCTGGATGTCAAACTCTACCGTGCATAATGGTACGtttaattgaattattattagcTGTTTGCTTAATTTTCCCAACCGATTAGCATTGTCTACAACCTTTTGGAATAAATGAAGTCATAAAAGAGAACTTGAAAAGAGAGTCataaattaaagaagagtaGAAAGAATTTCATCCGCCCACGACCTTTAATTTCTTATCGTTCACAATATATACTTGAACCCTATGCATTTCTAGGCATCACATGCATTTTGATGTCTAACTCTTTCACTAGCAAAATGGTTAGCAGCCATATCTATATGTCCGCTGTTCATCTCCtcctgatttttttcttctctttgcttGCAACTGCATCCTACTTGCAAATTATCAAACCCGTTTCATGCACCAAAAGCCCTATTTTTAGATGCTCCGAGATTGAGAAAAAAGCACTTCTTAGCTTCAAAGAAGGTCTCATAGATCCATCAGGTCGTCTCTTTTCTTGGGTTGGTGAGGATTGCTGCGATTGGACAGGCGTTACCTGTGACAACACCACCGGGCATGTCGTCAAGCTTGACCTCAAAAATCCATTTCCGGTgagtgaattttattttctcaatgaaGAAAGTTCGACCCCATATACAGAATATGAGTATCGTCGTGATGAAGTAGAACAAGCTTACCACAAGTCATGCTTGGGGGGTAAGATAAGTCCTTCATTACTCAATTTACAGCATTTGAGTTACCTAGACCTAAGCTTGAATAATTTTAATGGATACACTGTTCCGAGGTTTTTGGGTTCCCTTGAGAGTTTGACATATCtcaatctctctttctcaatGTTTGCCGAAATTATTCCTACCCATCTTGGGAATCTATCAAGGCTACAATATCTAGACCTCAATTCATTTTCATCCTCCATCGACCTTTATTATTCCTCTCCAACATTGGAGGTTGAAAGTCTGCAGTGGCTTGCTggttttccttcttctcttaaGTACCTTAATTTGGGAAATATTAATCTTCAGAAAGTACTAAATTGGGTTGATGCGGTTAATATGCTCCCTTCCTTGGTGGAGTTGCACCTAGTTAACTGTGGACTTGTTAGTCTTCCTCAATCTATTTCCTCCATCAACTTCACATTGCTTTCAGTGCTTGATCTCTCTTCCAACAGTTTTAACTCCTTCATACCTCACTGGTTGTCAAATGTGAGTGGCCTTTCAACAATCAATCTTGATTCCAGTTCACTTAGAGGTGCTATTCCAATTGGTTTGGGACATCTAACCAGCTTGCGCAGCTTGGATATAGCTGGCAACCATTTTACTGGAAAGATTCCGAGCTCATTTGCCAACCTTTGCAATTTGCAAACATTATATCTGCGGAGCAACAATATAAGTGGGGAGATAACCGAGTTTGTGAACGGCTTGTCTCAATGTTCCAACAGTAGCATGGAGTATCTAGATTTGAGTAAAAATAGGTTCCTTGGGGGGAAATTGCCCTATTCATTGGGAGGACTCAAGAATTTGAAAACTATTGAATTCCAAGGTTGTTCTTTTTGGGGTTCAATTCCAGATTCTATTGGAAACATGTCTTCATTGCAAACATTTGACCTCTCGAACAATAAAATGAACGGAACAATTCCAGAAAGCATCGGGAAACTGTCAATGCTTGTTTCGTTGAGCCTTGCTCGGAATTCTTGGGAAGGTGTCCTAATTGAAGCTCATTTTCAAAGTCTCACCCGATTAAAATCTCTTAGCTTGTCTACGAAATTTTCTGCGAAATGGACATTGGTTTTAGATGTCAAACACGATTGGGTTCCTCCTTTTATGCTAACGGAAATTAAATTAGAAAAGATGCAGATCGGCCCAAACTTTCCAGCGTGgctaaaaacacaaaatgaaCTCAAATATCTTTGGCTCAACAATGTTGGCATTTCTGACACCATTCCGCATGACCTTTGGAAGTTTTGCCCAAATGTCACCTCTTGGAGTCTATCCGGGAACAAACTACGTGGACAGGTACCATACTTTCAATTTCACCCTTTGGCATATTATATTGATTTGAGTTCCAACCACTTAGAGGGTCCACTCCCACTTTTTCCTGGTAATTTGAGTGACATATCTCTCTATAATAATATGTTTTCTGGACCTATTCCTGAAAACATAGTGGAGCTACTACCCAAGTTATCTTGGTTGGACCTGTC
This DNA window, taken from Alnus glutinosa chromosome 5, dhAlnGlut1.1, whole genome shotgun sequence, encodes the following:
- the LOC133869681 gene encoding uncharacterized protein LOC133869681 — its product is MKSALISINSLHPFAPFCAHTSSKPKNPNVFCIKPIAWPTLLSSESQSKPSRLVVLCASHTARPSNAELKDRGVEEVPSEDFVEDENTQSQWNVEVGSPSVPAKLSLSDHAFFLLAFIACKTSVAFTSLVIAAVPTLFDASGVLQSMG
- the LOC133869286 gene encoding receptor-like protein EIX2, which gives rise to MVSSHIYMSAVHLLLIFFFSLLATASYLQIIKPVSCTKSPIFRCSEIEKKALLSFKEGLIDPSGRLFSWVGEDCCDWTGVTCDNTTGHVVKLDLKNPFPVSEFYFLNEESSTPYTEYEYRRDEVEQAYHKSCLGGKISPSLLNLQHLSYLDLSLNNFNGYTVPRFLGSLESLTYLNLSFSMFAEIIPTHLGNLSRLQYLDLNSFSSSIDLYYSSPTLEVESLQWLAGFPSSLKYLNLGNINLQKVLNWVDAVNMLPSLVELHLVNCGLVSLPQSISSINFTLLSVLDLSSNSFNSFIPHWLSNVSGLSTINLDSSSLRGAIPIGLGHLTSLRSLDIAGNHFTGKIPSSFANLCNLQTLYLRSNNISGEITEFVNGLSQCSNSSMEYLDLSKNRFLGGKLPYSLGGLKNLKTIEFQGCSFWGSIPDSIGNMSSLQTFDLSNNKMNGTIPESIGKLSMLVSLSLARNSWEGVLIEAHFQSLTRLKSLSLSTKFSAKWTLVLDVKHDWVPPFMLTEIKLEKMQIGPNFPAWLKTQNELKYLWLNNVGISDTIPHDLWKFCPNVTSWSLSGNKLRGQVPYFQFHPLAYYIDLSSNHLEGPLPLFPGNLSDISLYNNMFSGPIPENIVELLPKLSWLDLSSNTITGRIPYSIGKLKELTCLILRNNSLSGKLPPHWKDLQQLWLLDLSENNISGNVPSSMRHLGSLGVLSLGQNHLEGELPSFFRNYGNLQTLDLGGNKFSGKLPTWIGESLPYLLRLSLRSNLFYGNIPQQLCLLSGFRILDLAHNEFSGAIPQCLGSFSNDKNSEIPYGEQMMLVSKGREYLYDDSILYLVHSIDLSV